The nucleotide window AGACGCAGTCTTGTCATTCCCGCGTACGCGGGAATCTATCTTTGACTCGGATGCGGTTGAGTCGCCGTGAGATCACCCTGGGCCAAGACGTCGGATGGATACCCGCTTTCGCGGGTACGACAAATCTGCGATTTGTTAGTAAGTGAAGACAGTCGAAGACTGTCACTCCTTTGTATCCGGGAATCCATCTTCTCCGGTCTCTCCGATTATCGAATACCAGAGATCCTCCTGCTCAGGATTCCTCTCCTCGATCAACTCAATCTTCCACGCGCGGTTCCACTTCCTCAGCTGCTTCTCCCGCGCAATCGCCTCCCTGATTTCCGGGTGCTCCTCCCAGTAGACAAGTTGACGTACCCCGTATTTCTGTGTGAAGCCACGGACGAGGCCGTTGCGGGAGACCATGAATCGGAGACGAAGCGAGTATCGGAAGGACATTGCGAACGGGCAAAGAGTGTCTTGATTTGAGATATCACGTGTCCAGAGATGCTGACGACGCACAGTCAGCTCGTTTTGACCGCCGGTGTCAGCCTGAACCCGATTTCTTGACGTGGTGCCCTCGAAAAACCGGTGTTCGTGCGGGATGTCTTGACATGGACAACTAGCGCCACTATGTTCTGCCCGGGCGGCCCCGGTGGAAGGGCGCCACTAAGGAGTGATTACCATGAAACGCTTCGAAATGCGGGTCGACCCTCTGACGCACGAGATTTACTACGCCGTCCCGCATACTGGCCACTTGCTGGTGTCCGATCCTCTCTTGAACAAAGGATACGCCTTCACCAGAACGGAACGGGCTGAGTTTGAGCTGCTCGGCCTTCTCTCCGAGCAGATCGGTACGCTTGAACAGCAGCGCAGCCGCAACTACAACATTGTCCGATCGCGGACGAACGAACTTGAGAAGTACGATGAGCTGATCGCCCTGCTGGATCGCAACGAGACCGTCTTCTATTCGCTCTTGACTCATCACATCGAGGAGATGCTTCCGATCGTGTACACGCCGACGGTCGGTCAGGCCTGTCTGAAGCGGTCGCATATCATTCGGCGGTGGCGGGGCGTTTATGTTTCGCCGTCGAATGTGGATTCGATCGAGCAGATCCTGGTCAACATCGGTCTGCCAAACATTTCCCTGCTGGTCGCGACTGACGGCGAGCGGATTCTCGGCCTGGGGGATCTTGGTGCCGACGGCATGGGGATTCCGATCGGCAAGATTGCCCTCTATGTCGCGGCGGCGGGCATCCATCCGGCGTCGACCCTCCCGGTTATGATCGATGTCGGTACGAACAATGAGCGACTGCTGGCCGATCCGATGTACACGGGTGTCCGCCATCCGCGTCTGACCGGGAATGAGTACTACAGTGTGATCGAGCGTTTCGTCCAGGGCGTGCGCCGGGTCTTTCCGCGCGCCTTGCTGCAGTGGGAGGATTTTGGCAAGCAGCATGCCGCCACTCTGCTGGAGCGGTACCACGATCGGATCTTGAGTTTCAACGACGATATTCAGGGGACGGGCGCCACCGCGGCGGCCGCGCTGCGTTCCGCGTTCCGAATAGCCGGACGACCGTTGGCGGACGAGCGCATCGCCATTCTCGGTTTCGGCCAGGCCGGCAGTGGTGTGGCCAACGCCCTGGTTACGCTCATGACTCTGGAGGGCGGTCTGTCGACGGCCGAGGCCCGGCGCAAGATCTTCGCCGTCGATCTCAATGGCCTGTTGCTGGAGGGAGACAAAGCCGATCACTACCAGGATCGTTTCCTGCAGCCGCGTGAGGCTGTCGCCGGCTGGCAAGTGCCTGCCGGCCGCAATCCGAACCTCGAGGAGGTCATCCGCCACGCACGCATCACGACACTCATCGGCCTTTCCGGGCAGAAGGGAGCGTTCAACGAGAAGATTCTTGCGGCGCTGGCGGCCAACTGCGAGCGGCCGATCGTGCTCGCCCTCTCCAATCCCACTTCCTGCACTGAGACGACGCCGGAGGCCGTAATGGCCGCTACCGGCGGCCGTGCACTCATGGCTACCGGCAGCCCCTGTGCGCCGGTCGCCGCGCCCGACGGCCGCGAGACGGCCATCTCGCAGTGCAATAACCTCTACGTCTTCCCCGGGATGGGGCTGGGAGCGATCGTCTGCCAGGCCCAGAAGATCACTCATCGGATGTTCCACTCCGCCACGTGCGCCATCTCCGACATGGTTTCGGCCGACCTGCAGTCGAAAGGCTGCCTGCTGCCTCCGCTGCAGAACACCCGGGAGGTGTCCTTCGCCGTCGCGCTCGCCGTGGCGCGGCAGGCGCGCGAGGAGAGTGTCGGCATCATCGCTTCCGATGATCACCTTGCGGAGTTGATCCGCCGCGCCATGTGGAACCCGCACTACTACCCATATCGGCGCGAACGGACGAGCTGACCCGGAGCGTTCAGCGGAGTCGCCCGGTTCCCGACGGCTCCGCTTCCTTCCGATCGAATTCATGATTTGGTGAGCCTGGCGCCGGTCGGGACCGGTTCATGGGAAGCGGGATCTCTCAAACCTGTCCCGGTGGATAGTGCGCCGGCGGTCATGACCTGCCCCCCATGTTTCGGTCCAGATTGAGAGATAGTAGCCCACCCCTCCGGGGTGGGTTCACCGTGGCCGTAGTCGCCCATAGTCTGCTATGGGCTCCCTGATTTGACCCTCCTCCTCTCCGTCATGGCGCGTTTGTTTCACCGGATCAATCCCCCTGCACTTTCGCTACACCATCGATGGAGATAACTTCGCTTCCCCCTATGTAGAGGTACTGCGGCGCCGCATGGCCGCCACGCCACCAAAAGAGGAAAACAAAAAATGGGGGCCCCCTAAAAATGACAAA belongs to Candidatus Zixiibacteriota bacterium and includes:
- a CDS encoding NAD-dependent malic enzyme, whose protein sequence is MKRFEMRVDPLTHEIYYAVPHTGHLLVSDPLLNKGYAFTRTERAEFELLGLLSEQIGTLEQQRSRNYNIVRSRTNELEKYDELIALLDRNETVFYSLLTHHIEEMLPIVYTPTVGQACLKRSHIIRRWRGVYVSPSNVDSIEQILVNIGLPNISLLVATDGERILGLGDLGADGMGIPIGKIALYVAAAGIHPASTLPVMIDVGTNNERLLADPMYTGVRHPRLTGNEYYSVIERFVQGVRRVFPRALLQWEDFGKQHAATLLERYHDRILSFNDDIQGTGATAAAALRSAFRIAGRPLADERIAILGFGQAGSGVANALVTLMTLEGGLSTAEARRKIFAVDLNGLLLEGDKADHYQDRFLQPREAVAGWQVPAGRNPNLEEVIRHARITTLIGLSGQKGAFNEKILAALAANCERPIVLALSNPTSCTETTPEAVMAATGGRALMATGSPCAPVAAPDGRETAISQCNNLYVFPGMGLGAIVCQAQKITHRMFHSATCAISDMVSADLQSKGCLLPPLQNTREVSFAVALAVARQAREESVGIIASDDHLAELIRRAMWNPHYYPYRRERTS